One window from the genome of Choloepus didactylus isolate mChoDid1 chromosome 2, mChoDid1.pri, whole genome shotgun sequence encodes:
- the FCRLA gene encoding Fc receptor-like A isoform X4, protein MTFLLHSLLSDGNLAAGCHAVPAASFPGSPWAVPSSAASFESLQCESVTAPGSVSTEDTDEGAREAGFEVKGYTFSEPFHLIVSYDWLILQGPAKPVFEGDPLVLHCRAWQDWPLSQVTFYRDGLALGPPGPNKEFSIAVVQEADSGLYHCSGIFRSPGPGSPEKASAVTITVQELFPAPVLKATPSAEPHEGGPVTLSCQTKLPLQRSATRLLFSFYKDGRTVRSKDLSSEFQVPTASEEHSGSYWCEAATEDNQVWKQSPQLEIRVQGPSKSAASPTLNPAPQKPAAPETTPTEPPGPLPPLPTPPSQDPCFSFRLEGPDPHLHHQMGILLKHMEDVRVLLGYMVMELRDLSSRFKPETTKAASKSK, encoded by the exons ATGACTTTCTTGCTCCACTCCTTACTCTCTGATGGAAATTTGG CAGCTGGATGTCATGCTG TCCCAGCAGCATCATTTCCTGGTTCTCCCTGGGCCGTACCCTCTTCAGCTGCCAGTTTTGAGTCACTGCAGTGTGAAAGTGTCACAGCCCCTGGATCTGTCAGCACTGAGGACACCGACGAAGGTGCAAGAGAAGCTGGTTTCGAGGTCAAGGGCTACACTTTCAGTGAACCTTTCCATCTGATTGTGTCCTATG ACTGGCTGATCCTCCAAGGCCCAGCCAAACCTGTGTTTGAAGGGGATCCACTGGTTCTGCACTGCCGTGCCTGGCAAGACTGGCCACTGTCCCAGGTCACCTTCTACCGAGACGGCTTGGCCCTTGGTCCCCCTGGACCCAACAAGGAATTCTCCATCGCTGTTGTGCAAGAGGCAGACAGTGGGCTCTACCACTGCAGTGGCATCTTCAGAAGCCCAGGCCCTGGGAGCCCAGAAAAAGCATCTGCCGTGACCATCACAGTCCAAG AATTGTTTCCAGCCCCAGTACTCAAAGCCACGCCCTCAGCTGAGCCTCACGAGGGAGGTCCAGTTACCCTGAGCTGTCAGACAAAGCTGCCCCTGCAGAGGTCAGCCACCcgcctcctcttctccttctacaAGGATGGTAGGACAGTACGCAGCAAGGACCTCTCCTCAGAATTCCAGGTCCCCACAGCTTCAGAGGAGCACTCTGGGTCCTACTGGTGTGAGGCAGCCACTGAAGACAACCAGGTTTGGAAACAGAGCCCTCAGCTGGAGATCAGGGTGCAGG GTCCCTCCAAATCTGCTGCATCCCCTACCTTGAATCCAGCTCCTCAGAAACCCGCTGCTCCAGAAACTACTCCTACAGAGCCTCCAGGGCCTCTGCCTCCTCTGCCCACCCCTCCTTCTCAGGATCCGTGTTTCTCCTTTCGTCTGGAAGGGCCAGACCCTCACCTCCATCACCAGATGGGCATTCTTCTCAAACACATGGAGGATGTGAGAGTTCTCCTTGGTTACATGGTCATGGAACTGAGGGACTTGTCTAGCCGCTTCAAGCCTGAGACCACAAAGGCTGCTTCCAAATCAAAGTAA
- the FCRLA gene encoding Fc receptor-like A isoform X6 produces the protein MVQTQRILESESSSFSSCPMSACSGVILEFGLWFPAPAAGCHAVPAASFPGSPWAVPSSAASFESLQCESVTAPGSVSTEDTDEDWLILQGPAKPVFEGDPLVLHCRAWQDWPLSQVTFYRDGLALGPPGPNKEFSIAVVQEADSGLYHCSGIFRSPGPGSPEKASAVTITVQELFPAPVLKATPSAEPHEGGPVTLSCQTKLPLQRSATRLLFSFYKDGRTVRSKDLSSEFQVPTASEEHSGSYWCEAATEDNQVWKQSPQLEIRVQGPSKSAASPTLNPAPQKPAAPETTPTEPPGPLPPLPTPPSQDPCFSFRLEGPDPHLHHQMGILLKHMEDVRVLLGYMVMELRDLSSRFKPETTKAASKSK, from the exons atggtacaGACCCAAAGAATACTAGAATCTGAATcgtcttccttttcctcctgtcCTATGTCCGCCTGCTCTGGGGTCATCCTCGAATTTGGCCTCTGGTTTCCTGCACCAGCAGCTGGATGTCATGCTG TCCCAGCAGCATCATTTCCTGGTTCTCCCTGGGCCGTACCCTCTTCAGCTGCCAGTTTTGAGTCACTGCAGTGTGAAAGTGTCACAGCCCCTGGATCTGTCAGCACTGAGGACACCGACGAAG ACTGGCTGATCCTCCAAGGCCCAGCCAAACCTGTGTTTGAAGGGGATCCACTGGTTCTGCACTGCCGTGCCTGGCAAGACTGGCCACTGTCCCAGGTCACCTTCTACCGAGACGGCTTGGCCCTTGGTCCCCCTGGACCCAACAAGGAATTCTCCATCGCTGTTGTGCAAGAGGCAGACAGTGGGCTCTACCACTGCAGTGGCATCTTCAGAAGCCCAGGCCCTGGGAGCCCAGAAAAAGCATCTGCCGTGACCATCACAGTCCAAG AATTGTTTCCAGCCCCAGTACTCAAAGCCACGCCCTCAGCTGAGCCTCACGAGGGAGGTCCAGTTACCCTGAGCTGTCAGACAAAGCTGCCCCTGCAGAGGTCAGCCACCcgcctcctcttctccttctacaAGGATGGTAGGACAGTACGCAGCAAGGACCTCTCCTCAGAATTCCAGGTCCCCACAGCTTCAGAGGAGCACTCTGGGTCCTACTGGTGTGAGGCAGCCACTGAAGACAACCAGGTTTGGAAACAGAGCCCTCAGCTGGAGATCAGGGTGCAGG GTCCCTCCAAATCTGCTGCATCCCCTACCTTGAATCCAGCTCCTCAGAAACCCGCTGCTCCAGAAACTACTCCTACAGAGCCTCCAGGGCCTCTGCCTCCTCTGCCCACCCCTCCTTCTCAGGATCCGTGTTTCTCCTTTCGTCTGGAAGGGCCAGACCCTCACCTCCATCACCAGATGGGCATTCTTCTCAAACACATGGAGGATGTGAGAGTTCTCCTTGGTTACATGGTCATGGAACTGAGGGACTTGTCTAGCCGCTTCAAGCCTGAGACCACAAAGGCTGCTTCCAAATCAAAGTAA
- the FCRLA gene encoding Fc receptor-like A isoform X3 → MKLGCVLTFWAPYLSPAMLWAAQVLLAGCHAVPAASFPGSPWAVPSSAASFESLQCESVTAPGSVSTEDTDEGAREAGFEVKGYTFSEPFHLIVSYDWLILQGPAKPVFEGDPLVLHCRAWQDWPLSQVTFYRDGLALGPPGPNKEFSIAVVQEADSGLYHCSGIFRSPGPGSPEKASAVTITVQELFPAPVLKATPSAEPHEGGPVTLSCQTKLPLQRSATRLLFSFYKDGRTVRSKDLSSEFQVPTASEEHSGSYWCEAATEDNQVWKQSPQLEIRVQGPSKSAASPTLNPAPQKPAAPETTPTEPPGPLPPLPTPPSQDPCFSFRLEGPDPHLHHQMGILLKHMEDVRVLLGYMVMELRDLSSRFKPETTKAASKSK, encoded by the exons ATGAAGCTGGGCTGTGTCCTCACCTTCTGGGCTCCCTACCTTTCCCCTGCGATGCTGTGGGCAGCCCAAGTGCTACTGG CTGGATGTCATGCTG TCCCAGCAGCATCATTTCCTGGTTCTCCCTGGGCCGTACCCTCTTCAGCTGCCAGTTTTGAGTCACTGCAGTGTGAAAGTGTCACAGCCCCTGGATCTGTCAGCACTGAGGACACCGACGAAGGTGCAAGAGAAGCTGGTTTCGAGGTCAAGGGCTACACTTTCAGTGAACCTTTCCATCTGATTGTGTCCTATG ACTGGCTGATCCTCCAAGGCCCAGCCAAACCTGTGTTTGAAGGGGATCCACTGGTTCTGCACTGCCGTGCCTGGCAAGACTGGCCACTGTCCCAGGTCACCTTCTACCGAGACGGCTTGGCCCTTGGTCCCCCTGGACCCAACAAGGAATTCTCCATCGCTGTTGTGCAAGAGGCAGACAGTGGGCTCTACCACTGCAGTGGCATCTTCAGAAGCCCAGGCCCTGGGAGCCCAGAAAAAGCATCTGCCGTGACCATCACAGTCCAAG AATTGTTTCCAGCCCCAGTACTCAAAGCCACGCCCTCAGCTGAGCCTCACGAGGGAGGTCCAGTTACCCTGAGCTGTCAGACAAAGCTGCCCCTGCAGAGGTCAGCCACCcgcctcctcttctccttctacaAGGATGGTAGGACAGTACGCAGCAAGGACCTCTCCTCAGAATTCCAGGTCCCCACAGCTTCAGAGGAGCACTCTGGGTCCTACTGGTGTGAGGCAGCCACTGAAGACAACCAGGTTTGGAAACAGAGCCCTCAGCTGGAGATCAGGGTGCAGG GTCCCTCCAAATCTGCTGCATCCCCTACCTTGAATCCAGCTCCTCAGAAACCCGCTGCTCCAGAAACTACTCCTACAGAGCCTCCAGGGCCTCTGCCTCCTCTGCCCACCCCTCCTTCTCAGGATCCGTGTTTCTCCTTTCGTCTGGAAGGGCCAGACCCTCACCTCCATCACCAGATGGGCATTCTTCTCAAACACATGGAGGATGTGAGAGTTCTCCTTGGTTACATGGTCATGGAACTGAGGGACTTGTCTAGCCGCTTCAAGCCTGAGACCACAAAGGCTGCTTCCAAATCAAAGTAA
- the FCRLA gene encoding Fc receptor-like A isoform X5, whose translation MTFLLHSLLSDGNLAGCHAVPAASFPGSPWAVPSSAASFESLQCESVTAPGSVSTEDTDEGAREAGFEVKGYTFSEPFHLIVSYDWLILQGPAKPVFEGDPLVLHCRAWQDWPLSQVTFYRDGLALGPPGPNKEFSIAVVQEADSGLYHCSGIFRSPGPGSPEKASAVTITVQELFPAPVLKATPSAEPHEGGPVTLSCQTKLPLQRSATRLLFSFYKDGRTVRSKDLSSEFQVPTASEEHSGSYWCEAATEDNQVWKQSPQLEIRVQGPSKSAASPTLNPAPQKPAAPETTPTEPPGPLPPLPTPPSQDPCFSFRLEGPDPHLHHQMGILLKHMEDVRVLLGYMVMELRDLSSRFKPETTKAASKSK comes from the exons ATGACTTTCTTGCTCCACTCCTTACTCTCTGATGGAAATTTGG CTGGATGTCATGCTG TCCCAGCAGCATCATTTCCTGGTTCTCCCTGGGCCGTACCCTCTTCAGCTGCCAGTTTTGAGTCACTGCAGTGTGAAAGTGTCACAGCCCCTGGATCTGTCAGCACTGAGGACACCGACGAAGGTGCAAGAGAAGCTGGTTTCGAGGTCAAGGGCTACACTTTCAGTGAACCTTTCCATCTGATTGTGTCCTATG ACTGGCTGATCCTCCAAGGCCCAGCCAAACCTGTGTTTGAAGGGGATCCACTGGTTCTGCACTGCCGTGCCTGGCAAGACTGGCCACTGTCCCAGGTCACCTTCTACCGAGACGGCTTGGCCCTTGGTCCCCCTGGACCCAACAAGGAATTCTCCATCGCTGTTGTGCAAGAGGCAGACAGTGGGCTCTACCACTGCAGTGGCATCTTCAGAAGCCCAGGCCCTGGGAGCCCAGAAAAAGCATCTGCCGTGACCATCACAGTCCAAG AATTGTTTCCAGCCCCAGTACTCAAAGCCACGCCCTCAGCTGAGCCTCACGAGGGAGGTCCAGTTACCCTGAGCTGTCAGACAAAGCTGCCCCTGCAGAGGTCAGCCACCcgcctcctcttctccttctacaAGGATGGTAGGACAGTACGCAGCAAGGACCTCTCCTCAGAATTCCAGGTCCCCACAGCTTCAGAGGAGCACTCTGGGTCCTACTGGTGTGAGGCAGCCACTGAAGACAACCAGGTTTGGAAACAGAGCCCTCAGCTGGAGATCAGGGTGCAGG GTCCCTCCAAATCTGCTGCATCCCCTACCTTGAATCCAGCTCCTCAGAAACCCGCTGCTCCAGAAACTACTCCTACAGAGCCTCCAGGGCCTCTGCCTCCTCTGCCCACCCCTCCTTCTCAGGATCCGTGTTTCTCCTTTCGTCTGGAAGGGCCAGACCCTCACCTCCATCACCAGATGGGCATTCTTCTCAAACACATGGAGGATGTGAGAGTTCTCCTTGGTTACATGGTCATGGAACTGAGGGACTTGTCTAGCCGCTTCAAGCCTGAGACCACAAAGGCTGCTTCCAAATCAAAGTAA
- the FCRLA gene encoding Fc receptor-like A isoform X1 yields MVQTQRILESESSSFSSCPMSACSGVILEFGLWFPAPAAGCHAVPAASFPGSPWAVPSSAASFESLQCESVTAPGSVSTEDTDEGAREAGFEVKGYTFSEPFHLIVSYDWLILQGPAKPVFEGDPLVLHCRAWQDWPLSQVTFYRDGLALGPPGPNKEFSIAVVQEADSGLYHCSGIFRSPGPGSPEKASAVTITVQELFPAPVLKATPSAEPHEGGPVTLSCQTKLPLQRSATRLLFSFYKDGRTVRSKDLSSEFQVPTASEEHSGSYWCEAATEDNQVWKQSPQLEIRVQGPSKSAASPTLNPAPQKPAAPETTPTEPPGPLPPLPTPPSQDPCFSFRLEGPDPHLHHQMGILLKHMEDVRVLLGYMVMELRDLSSRFKPETTKAASKSK; encoded by the exons atggtacaGACCCAAAGAATACTAGAATCTGAATcgtcttccttttcctcctgtcCTATGTCCGCCTGCTCTGGGGTCATCCTCGAATTTGGCCTCTGGTTTCCTGCACCAGCAGCTGGATGTCATGCTG TCCCAGCAGCATCATTTCCTGGTTCTCCCTGGGCCGTACCCTCTTCAGCTGCCAGTTTTGAGTCACTGCAGTGTGAAAGTGTCACAGCCCCTGGATCTGTCAGCACTGAGGACACCGACGAAGGTGCAAGAGAAGCTGGTTTCGAGGTCAAGGGCTACACTTTCAGTGAACCTTTCCATCTGATTGTGTCCTATG ACTGGCTGATCCTCCAAGGCCCAGCCAAACCTGTGTTTGAAGGGGATCCACTGGTTCTGCACTGCCGTGCCTGGCAAGACTGGCCACTGTCCCAGGTCACCTTCTACCGAGACGGCTTGGCCCTTGGTCCCCCTGGACCCAACAAGGAATTCTCCATCGCTGTTGTGCAAGAGGCAGACAGTGGGCTCTACCACTGCAGTGGCATCTTCAGAAGCCCAGGCCCTGGGAGCCCAGAAAAAGCATCTGCCGTGACCATCACAGTCCAAG AATTGTTTCCAGCCCCAGTACTCAAAGCCACGCCCTCAGCTGAGCCTCACGAGGGAGGTCCAGTTACCCTGAGCTGTCAGACAAAGCTGCCCCTGCAGAGGTCAGCCACCcgcctcctcttctccttctacaAGGATGGTAGGACAGTACGCAGCAAGGACCTCTCCTCAGAATTCCAGGTCCCCACAGCTTCAGAGGAGCACTCTGGGTCCTACTGGTGTGAGGCAGCCACTGAAGACAACCAGGTTTGGAAACAGAGCCCTCAGCTGGAGATCAGGGTGCAGG GTCCCTCCAAATCTGCTGCATCCCCTACCTTGAATCCAGCTCCTCAGAAACCCGCTGCTCCAGAAACTACTCCTACAGAGCCTCCAGGGCCTCTGCCTCCTCTGCCCACCCCTCCTTCTCAGGATCCGTGTTTCTCCTTTCGTCTGGAAGGGCCAGACCCTCACCTCCATCACCAGATGGGCATTCTTCTCAAACACATGGAGGATGTGAGAGTTCTCCTTGGTTACATGGTCATGGAACTGAGGGACTTGTCTAGCCGCTTCAAGCCTGAGACCACAAAGGCTGCTTCCAAATCAAAGTAA
- the FCRLA gene encoding Fc receptor-like A isoform X2 — MKLGCVLTFWAPYLSPAMLWAAQVLLAAGCHAVPAASFPGSPWAVPSSAASFESLQCESVTAPGSVSTEDTDEGAREAGFEVKGYTFSEPFHLIVSYDWLILQGPAKPVFEGDPLVLHCRAWQDWPLSQVTFYRDGLALGPPGPNKEFSIAVVQEADSGLYHCSGIFRSPGPGSPEKASAVTITVQELFPAPVLKATPSAEPHEGGPVTLSCQTKLPLQRSATRLLFSFYKDGRTVRSKDLSSEFQVPTASEEHSGSYWCEAATEDNQVWKQSPQLEIRVQGPSKSAASPTLNPAPQKPAAPETTPTEPPGPLPPLPTPPSQDPCFSFRLEGPDPHLHHQMGILLKHMEDVRVLLGYMVMELRDLSSRFKPETTKAASKSK; from the exons ATGAAGCTGGGCTGTGTCCTCACCTTCTGGGCTCCCTACCTTTCCCCTGCGATGCTGTGGGCAGCCCAAGTGCTACTGG CAGCTGGATGTCATGCTG TCCCAGCAGCATCATTTCCTGGTTCTCCCTGGGCCGTACCCTCTTCAGCTGCCAGTTTTGAGTCACTGCAGTGTGAAAGTGTCACAGCCCCTGGATCTGTCAGCACTGAGGACACCGACGAAGGTGCAAGAGAAGCTGGTTTCGAGGTCAAGGGCTACACTTTCAGTGAACCTTTCCATCTGATTGTGTCCTATG ACTGGCTGATCCTCCAAGGCCCAGCCAAACCTGTGTTTGAAGGGGATCCACTGGTTCTGCACTGCCGTGCCTGGCAAGACTGGCCACTGTCCCAGGTCACCTTCTACCGAGACGGCTTGGCCCTTGGTCCCCCTGGACCCAACAAGGAATTCTCCATCGCTGTTGTGCAAGAGGCAGACAGTGGGCTCTACCACTGCAGTGGCATCTTCAGAAGCCCAGGCCCTGGGAGCCCAGAAAAAGCATCTGCCGTGACCATCACAGTCCAAG AATTGTTTCCAGCCCCAGTACTCAAAGCCACGCCCTCAGCTGAGCCTCACGAGGGAGGTCCAGTTACCCTGAGCTGTCAGACAAAGCTGCCCCTGCAGAGGTCAGCCACCcgcctcctcttctccttctacaAGGATGGTAGGACAGTACGCAGCAAGGACCTCTCCTCAGAATTCCAGGTCCCCACAGCTTCAGAGGAGCACTCTGGGTCCTACTGGTGTGAGGCAGCCACTGAAGACAACCAGGTTTGGAAACAGAGCCCTCAGCTGGAGATCAGGGTGCAGG GTCCCTCCAAATCTGCTGCATCCCCTACCTTGAATCCAGCTCCTCAGAAACCCGCTGCTCCAGAAACTACTCCTACAGAGCCTCCAGGGCCTCTGCCTCCTCTGCCCACCCCTCCTTCTCAGGATCCGTGTTTCTCCTTTCGTCTGGAAGGGCCAGACCCTCACCTCCATCACCAGATGGGCATTCTTCTCAAACACATGGAGGATGTGAGAGTTCTCCTTGGTTACATGGTCATGGAACTGAGGGACTTGTCTAGCCGCTTCAAGCCTGAGACCACAAAGGCTGCTTCCAAATCAAAGTAA